The DNA region CAACGATGGCGTCCTTGCCATCGTCCCCGTCACCCGACGCGCCGCAGGCGGCGAGTACGGGTGCGAGCAGGCCGACGACGGCCGGCAGCACCAGAGTCTTGCGGTTCATCTTGGACGCTCTCCCTCATCCGGACATGGAGAAAGCGACATTAGTAGGCGTCGTCGGCAATGCCGGACCGGAGAACTACCGGCGCGTAATCAGATGGTGATGGGAATTGACGGCGAGCCGCTTTCCCGCGCCGGAAGGGTTTCGCAGATACATGAATGAACCGGGACATTTCAACGCCCCAAAACGGACACGTCGGTGGATCTTGAAAACCTTCCGAGGCGCATTCGGGTGAGAAAGCTCACGCTTTGGACCGTTCGAATCCTTTATCGCACACCCGGCTGGCCCACACTCACACGCGACAGAAAATACACCATCCACCACCGAGAGCTTTTCCATTCATTCACAGAAACACTCTCGGTACGCGGATCAACGCATTCCCGTGACCAGGCCACGGAGAAAAGCGAGATCGACTTCTTCGAGCGAACCGACGACCACCCGGCCGGACGCGGGGGCGATGGGAGCGACGGACGGTACGGCGACCACCCGGCAGCCCGCCGCCTCCGCGGCCGCGACACCGGTCGCGGTGTCCTCGATGACCGCACAGCGCTCGGGATCCGCGCCGAAGCCGGAAGCGGCGGTGAGATAGGGCTCCGGATGCGGCTTCGTACGGGAGACCTCGTCGCCCGCCACGGTGAGGGCGAAGTAGTGACGGCCCATCGATTCCAGCACCCGGTCGATGATCCGCCGGTGCGAGGCGGAGACCAGGGCGGTGGGAACCTCGTGCCTGGCCAGTTCGGCCAGCAGCCGGGCCGCGCCCGGCATCAGCGGCACACCGCGGCCGATGCGCTTCTCGAAACGGTCGTTGAGCAGCACGGTGAGCTCGTCGAGGGTGATGTCCGCGCCGGTGACGTCCATGAGATAGCCGGCGCTCCGGGTCATCGGCCCGCCGACCACCACGTCCCGCCAGGCCTCGTCGAGCTGGTGCCCGAGCTCGGCGAAGACCTCCACCTCCGCGTCCCACCAGAACCCCTCGGTGTCGACGAGGGTGCCGTCCATGTCGAGGAGGACGGCCTGGAGCGCGGCGCCTTCGGCCATGCGGGTCAAGGACACGGGGACCGTGCTGGTCATCCGGCACACCTTCCGTAAGGGACGAGAAGGCCGGCCGCCATTTCCCGCGGGAAAGGCGACCGGCCTGCACTGGACCGACAAGTGTACGACTTGTCCTGCTACCACGCGTTGAACATCGTCTTACCGCGCGTTGAAGTACTTCGCCTCCGGGTGGTGGATGACGATCGCGTCGGTGGACTGCTCCGGGTGCAGCTGGAATTCCTCCGAGAGATGCACCCCGATCCGCTCCGGCCGGAGCAGCTCGGCGATCTTCGCCCGGTCCTCCAGCTCGGGGCAGGCACCGTAGCCGAGGGAGAAGCGCGCGCCCCGGTATTTCAGCGCGAACATGTCCTCGACATCGGACGGGTCCTCGCCGCCGAAGCCCAGCTCCGAGCGGACCCGGGCGTGCCAGTACTCGGCGAGGGCCTCGGCCAGCTGTACGGACAGGCCGTGCAGCTCCAGGTAGTCGCGGTAGGAGTTGGCCTCGAAGAGCTTCGCGGTCTCGCCGCCGATCTTCGAGCCGACGGTGACGACCTGGAGACCGATCACGTCCTTCTCGCCGGATTCCTCGGGGCGGAAGAAGTCCGCGAGGCAGAGGCGGCGGCCGCGGCGCTGGCGGGGGAAGGTGAAGCGGGTCCGCTCGGAGCCGTCCTCGTGGAGCAGGATCAGGTCGTCGCCCTTGGACACGCACGGGAAGTAGCCGTAGACGACGGCGGCTTCCAGGAGGTTCTCGGTGTGGAGCT from Streptomyces sp. NBC_01591 includes:
- a CDS encoding HAD family hydrolase, which produces MTSTVPVSLTRMAEGAALQAVLLDMDGTLVDTEGFWWDAEVEVFAELGHQLDEAWRDVVVGGPMTRSAGYLMDVTGADITLDELTVLLNDRFEKRIGRGVPLMPGAARLLAELARHEVPTALVSASHRRIIDRVLESMGRHYFALTVAGDEVSRTKPHPEPYLTAASGFGADPERCAVIEDTATGVAAAEAAGCRVVAVPSVAPIAPASGRVVVGSLEEVDLAFLRGLVTGMR